A single window of Streptomyces xanthii DNA harbors:
- a CDS encoding ABC transporter ATP-binding protein — MTPAGSLLTAVDLCKAYGPTPALDGASFSVHPGEIVAVMGPSGSGKSTLLHCLAGIVTPDSGSITYGGRDLAAMSDAERSALRRGEFGFVFQFGQLVPELTSVENVALPLRLNGVRRKEAERRAAGWLERLEVDDLAGKRPGEMSGGQGQRVAVARALVTNPRVLFADEPTGALDSLNGERVMELLTEAARSTNAAVVLVTHEARVAAYSDREVVVRDGKSRDMEFAR, encoded by the coding sequence ATGACTCCCGCCGGTTCCCTGCTGACCGCCGTCGACCTGTGCAAGGCGTACGGCCCGACGCCCGCCCTCGACGGCGCGTCCTTCTCCGTGCATCCCGGCGAGATCGTCGCCGTGATGGGCCCGTCCGGTTCGGGCAAGTCGACGCTGCTGCACTGCCTCGCCGGGATCGTGACGCCGGACTCCGGCAGCATCACGTACGGCGGCCGCGACCTGGCGGCCATGTCGGACGCGGAGCGCAGCGCGCTGCGCCGCGGCGAGTTCGGCTTCGTCTTCCAGTTCGGCCAGCTCGTGCCGGAGCTGACCAGTGTCGAGAACGTGGCGCTGCCGCTGCGGCTCAACGGCGTCAGGCGCAAGGAGGCCGAGCGGCGGGCCGCCGGCTGGCTGGAGCGCCTGGAGGTCGACGACCTGGCGGGCAAGCGGCCCGGGGAGATGTCCGGCGGTCAGGGCCAGCGCGTCGCCGTGGCCCGCGCGCTGGTGACGAACCCGCGCGTGCTGTTCGCCGACGAGCCGACCGGCGCCCTGGACTCCCTGAACGGCGAGCGGGTCATGGAGCTGCTGACGGAGGCGGCGCGGAGCACGAACGCCGCGGTCGTCCTGGTCACGCACGAGGCCCGGGTCGCCGCCTACTCCGACCGCGAGGTCGTGGTGCGCGACGGGAAGTCCCGGGACATGGAGTTCGCCCGATGA
- a CDS encoding ABC transporter permease codes for MTLLDDRPAAPAPAPVRQGFGGRLRDLGVGVRCAVAGGREGWIRTLLTAIGVGLGVAVLLGAASVPTLLEERDARGAARQLGVEPGGPAERSDRSVLLSDASSDFRADSIDGYLVRPDGAHPALPPGVDKLPGPGEMVVSPALRELLDSPDGKLLKERYAYRDVGTIAPAGLHDPFDLYVYIGSDELSTDRGARRFDHWGHTFPSPPMDPVLVLMVVLACVVLLVPVAIFIATAVRFGGERRDRRLAALRLVGADVRMTRRMAAGEALFGAALGVVFGAGFFLAARQSLAHVEVWRLSAFPSDLSPVPVLGLLIVLAVPLAAIGVTLFALRSVAIEPLGVVRERRTRRRRLWWRLPVPAAGAVLLLTSEAVDSTDTFAVVRIAAGIALLLIGLVLVLPWLVEAVVGRLRGGPVPWQLATRRLQLSSTAASRAVAGITIAVAGGIALQMFVVGIEDDFTKATGQDPRRAQLVANADFPSGKLARRMTDEFGRSPGVRKVVGTVDTWAAAEGARPDHYGYVPTVTLSVGTCAALREKAELPSCRDGDVFRVLGAEGGATSREARHIARPGARLAVDDMEGGGKHRDGVRWVLPKETRTVPSRSDALGDRFTGILATPGAFDTDTLHNSMTMAQIQVDESVPDAFEHVRNVAFRMDPSMRVWTMHATERDDTYASILRGLFTAAAITISLIAASMLVSQIEQLRERRRLLSVLVAYGTRRATLAWSVLWQTAIPVVLGMGLAVSGGLALGWLMLRMTGKPVTDWLVFLPLVGVGAAAVLTVTLLSLPPLYRLMRPEGLRTE; via the coding sequence ATGACGCTGCTCGACGACCGTCCGGCCGCCCCCGCCCCGGCGCCCGTGCGGCAGGGGTTCGGCGGCCGGCTGCGCGACCTCGGTGTCGGTGTGCGGTGCGCGGTGGCCGGGGGCCGCGAGGGCTGGATCCGTACGCTGCTCACCGCGATCGGCGTGGGGCTCGGCGTGGCCGTGCTGCTGGGCGCGGCGTCCGTGCCGACGCTGCTGGAGGAGCGTGACGCGCGGGGCGCCGCACGGCAGTTGGGCGTGGAGCCCGGTGGCCCCGCGGAGCGCTCGGACCGCTCGGTCCTGCTCAGTGACGCGTCCTCCGATTTCCGGGCCGATTCGATCGACGGCTATCTGGTCCGGCCCGACGGCGCGCATCCCGCGCTGCCGCCCGGCGTGGACAAGCTCCCCGGGCCCGGCGAGATGGTCGTCTCCCCTGCCTTGCGCGAGCTCCTCGACTCCCCCGACGGCAAGCTCCTCAAGGAGCGGTACGCGTACCGCGACGTCGGCACGATCGCCCCGGCCGGCCTGCACGACCCGTTCGACCTGTACGTGTACATCGGGTCGGACGAGCTCAGCACCGACCGCGGGGCGCGGCGCTTCGACCACTGGGGGCACACGTTCCCGTCGCCGCCCATGGACCCGGTGCTGGTCCTGATGGTGGTGCTGGCCTGCGTCGTGCTGCTCGTGCCGGTGGCCATCTTCATCGCGACGGCCGTCCGGTTCGGCGGCGAGCGGCGCGACCGGCGGCTCGCCGCGCTGCGCCTGGTCGGCGCGGACGTGCGGATGACGCGGCGGATGGCGGCGGGCGAGGCCCTGTTCGGGGCGGCGCTCGGGGTGGTGTTCGGGGCCGGGTTCTTCCTGGCGGCGCGGCAGTCGCTCGCCCATGTCGAGGTGTGGCGGCTGTCGGCGTTCCCCTCGGACCTGTCGCCGGTGCCGGTGCTCGGCCTGCTCATCGTGCTGGCCGTGCCGCTCGCCGCGATCGGGGTGACGCTGTTCGCGCTGCGCTCGGTGGCGATCGAGCCGCTGGGCGTCGTCCGCGAGCGCCGCACGCGGCGGCGCCGGCTGTGGTGGCGGCTGCCGGTCCCCGCGGCGGGTGCGGTGCTGCTGCTGACCTCGGAGGCGGTCGACAGCACGGACACCTTCGCCGTGGTCCGGATCGCGGCCGGGATCGCGCTGCTCCTCATCGGCCTGGTGCTCGTACTGCCGTGGCTGGTCGAGGCGGTCGTGGGGCGACTGCGCGGCGGGCCGGTGCCGTGGCAACTGGCCACGCGCAGGCTCCAGTTGTCCAGCACGGCGGCGAGCCGGGCCGTCGCGGGCATCACGATCGCGGTGGCGGGCGGTATCGCGCTGCAGATGTTCGTCGTCGGGATCGAGGACGACTTCACCAAGGCGACGGGACAGGACCCGCGGCGCGCCCAGCTCGTCGCGAACGCCGACTTCCCGAGCGGGAAGCTGGCCCGGCGGATGACCGACGAGTTCGGCCGGTCTCCGGGCGTACGGAAGGTCGTCGGCACCGTCGACACGTGGGCCGCCGCGGAGGGGGCGCGGCCGGACCACTACGGGTACGTCCCCACGGTCACGCTGTCGGTCGGCACCTGTGCGGCGCTGCGCGAGAAGGCGGAGCTGCCGTCGTGCCGGGACGGTGACGTGTTCCGGGTCCTCGGCGCGGAGGGCGGCGCCACGTCGCGGGAGGCGCGGCACATCGCGCGGCCCGGGGCGCGGCTCGCCGTGGACGACATGGAGGGGGGCGGGAAGCACCGGGACGGGGTCCGCTGGGTGCTGCCGAAGGAGACCCGCACGGTGCCGTCGCGGAGCGACGCGCTCGGGGACCGCTTCACCGGCATCCTCGCCACGCCCGGCGCGTTCGACACGGACACGCTGCACAACTCGATGACCATGGCGCAGATCCAGGTGGACGAGTCGGTGCCGGACGCGTTCGAGCACGTGCGCAACGTGGCGTTCCGGATGGATCCGAGCATGCGGGTGTGGACCATGCACGCGACGGAACGGGACGACACGTACGCGAGCATCCTGCGCGGGCTGTTCACGGCGGCGGCGATCACGATCTCGCTGATCGCGGCGTCGATGCTGGTCTCGCAGATCGAGCAACTCCGCGAGCGCAGGCGGCTGTTGTCCGTGCTGGTGGCGTACGGGACGCGGCGGGCGACGCTGGCGTGGTCGGTGCTGTGGCAGACGGCGATCCCGGTCGTGCTCGGGATGGGGCTCGCGGTGTCGGGGGGCCTGGCGCTGGGGTGGCTGATGCTCCGGATGACGGGCAAGCCGGTGACGGACTGGCTGGTGTTCCTCCCCCTGGTCGGGGTGGGCGCGGCAGCGGTCCTGACCGTCACCCTCCTCTCCCTCCCCCCGCTCTACCGCCTCATGCGCCCCGAGGGCCTCCGCACGGAGTAA
- a CDS encoding SPFH domain-containing protein has protein sequence MPETDTTPDVTPDVPAMPKARVREVTAHSIGGGLALLLGLVGLAAGVVLIVAATTLDSDGTKALLITLGVLVSVGAFFAMCGLNMVAPGEARVVQLFGRYRGTIRTDGLRWVNPLTSRTKVSTRVRNHETAVLKVNDAYGNPIELAAVVVWRVEDTAQATFEVDDFLEFVSTQTEAAVRHIAIEYPYDAHDEGGLSLRGNAEEITEKLAVELHARVEAAGVQIIESRFTHLAYAPEIASAMLQRQQAGAVVAARRQIVDGAVGMVEAALARIAEQDFVTLDEERKAAMVSNLLVVLCGDRAAQPVLNTGTLYQ, from the coding sequence ATGCCAGAGACGGACACCACACCGGACGTCACGCCGGACGTGCCGGCCATGCCGAAGGCGCGCGTACGGGAGGTCACGGCGCACAGCATCGGCGGCGGGCTCGCACTGCTGCTCGGCCTGGTCGGGCTCGCGGCGGGGGTCGTGCTGATCGTGGCCGCGACGACGCTCGACTCGGACGGCACGAAGGCGCTGCTGATCACGCTCGGCGTCCTCGTCTCGGTCGGCGCCTTCTTCGCGATGTGCGGGCTGAACATGGTGGCGCCGGGCGAGGCCCGTGTCGTCCAGCTCTTCGGGCGCTACCGGGGCACGATCCGCACCGACGGGCTGCGCTGGGTGAACCCGCTGACCTCGCGCACCAAGGTCTCCACCCGGGTCCGCAACCACGAGACGGCGGTCCTGAAGGTCAACGACGCGTACGGCAACCCGATCGAGCTCGCCGCGGTCGTCGTGTGGCGGGTCGAGGACACCGCGCAGGCCACGTTCGAGGTGGACGACTTCCTGGAGTTCGTCTCGACGCAGACCGAGGCGGCCGTCCGGCACATCGCCATCGAGTACCCGTACGACGCCCATGACGAGGGCGGGCTGTCGCTGCGCGGGAACGCGGAGGAGATCACCGAGAAGCTGGCCGTCGAGCTCCACGCGCGCGTGGAGGCGGCCGGTGTCCAGATCATCGAGTCCCGCTTCACGCATCTCGCCTACGCTCCGGAGATCGCCTCGGCGATGCTGCAGCGGCAGCAGGCGGGGGCGGTCGTCGCGGCGCGGCGGCAGATCGTCGACGGGGCCGTCGGGATGGTCGAGGCGGCGCTGGCGCGGATCGCGGAGCAGGATTTCGTGACACTGGACGAGGAGCGGAAGGCGGCGATGGTGAGCAATCTGCTGGTCGTGCTGTGTGGTGACCGTGCGGCGCAGCCGGTCCTGAACACGGGGACGCTCTACCAGTGA
- a CDS encoding transglycosylase domain-containing protein has translation MGRADARNARKAAARPSGIRRFFTWKKLLGAFFGFVLLCMGAFVVLYMVIDIPEGNPEADLQSNVYKYSDGSTMARVGEVNREIVKLSEVPKGVQHTFVAAENKTFYKDQGIDLKGTARGVLNTVTGKGKQGGSTITQQYVKNYYLTQDQTVSRKLKELVISLKVDRKKSKDDILAGYINTSFYGRGAWGIQTAAQAYYGVDASDLKVEQGAYLAALLQAPNQYDWAIASDTGKKLVKQRWNYVLDNMVEMHWLSASERAGMTFPKPKDPKPAAGLQGQEGYLYQAAKAEVMKELDLTEDQFDAHGYTITLNIDRKKQKQLEKAVKQQLTDQLDPKRRKTDANVQAGAVSVDPKTGKVLAMYGGEGIDKHWRNNATRTDYQPASTFKPLILAAALENNAKTQDGQSIRASTVYDGTSKRPVVEGGSEVGFAPPNEDDVDYDDVTVQTAMNKSINSVFAQMGADVGMDQVMDTAKKLGMEGGDLKPYYAQTLGTMGASPLEMAGVYATLDNHGKLVTPQLVKSVSLAGQKLDLPEQSGEQVISRAAADSVTSVLTGVVDDGTARASVRDNPGRDGQQVAGKTGTSDCNRSAWFTGYTPDLVTSVGMFGEAAKAGTARCGSDDPVKVTQGAQVSLSGAAGGGRVNGGSFPARIWAQYTFNTAGSGERFDLDTDMGAGVEPTTQAPVTPSDEPTAPETPSDEPTTEPPTSPSTPTDEPTTEPPTDQPTDTAEPPTDPGGGTPTIGIPEDPGGDGGDTGGWNGTQPDN, from the coding sequence ATGGGCCGAGCGGATGCGAGGAACGCGCGCAAGGCCGCGGCGCGGCCTTCGGGCATACGCCGCTTCTTCACGTGGAAGAAGCTGCTGGGGGCCTTCTTCGGGTTCGTGCTCCTGTGCATGGGCGCCTTCGTGGTGCTCTACATGGTGATCGACATACCCGAGGGCAACCCGGAAGCCGATCTGCAGAGCAACGTGTACAAGTACAGCGACGGCTCGACCATGGCCCGCGTGGGCGAGGTCAACCGCGAGATCGTCAAGCTGTCCGAGGTCCCCAAGGGCGTCCAGCACACCTTCGTGGCCGCCGAGAACAAGACGTTCTACAAGGACCAGGGCATCGACCTGAAGGGCACCGCCCGCGGCGTCCTCAACACGGTCACCGGCAAGGGCAAGCAGGGTGGCTCGACGATCACCCAGCAGTACGTGAAGAACTACTACCTGACCCAGGACCAGACCGTCTCGCGCAAGCTGAAGGAACTGGTCATCTCGCTGAAGGTGGACCGCAAGAAGTCCAAGGACGACATCCTCGCGGGCTACATCAACACCAGCTTCTACGGCCGCGGCGCCTGGGGCATCCAGACCGCCGCCCAGGCCTACTACGGCGTCGACGCCTCCGACCTCAAGGTCGAGCAGGGCGCCTACCTCGCCGCGCTGCTCCAGGCGCCGAACCAGTACGACTGGGCGATCGCCTCCGACACCGGCAAGAAGCTCGTCAAGCAGCGCTGGAACTACGTCCTCGACAACATGGTCGAGATGCACTGGCTCAGCGCGTCCGAGCGCGCCGGCATGACCTTCCCCAAGCCCAAGGACCCCAAGCCGGCCGCGGGCCTGCAGGGCCAGGAGGGCTACCTCTACCAGGCCGCCAAGGCCGAGGTCATGAAGGAACTGGACCTCACCGAGGACCAGTTCGACGCCCACGGCTACACGATCACGCTCAACATCGACCGCAAGAAGCAGAAGCAGCTCGAGAAGGCCGTCAAGCAGCAGCTGACCGACCAGCTCGACCCCAAGCGCCGCAAGACCGACGCCAACGTGCAGGCGGGCGCCGTCTCCGTCGACCCGAAGACCGGCAAGGTCCTCGCCATGTACGGCGGCGAGGGCATCGACAAGCACTGGCGCAACAACGCGACGCGCACCGACTACCAGCCCGCCTCGACCTTCAAGCCGCTCATCCTCGCCGCCGCGCTGGAGAACAACGCGAAGACGCAGGACGGCCAGTCGATCCGGGCCAGCACGGTCTACGACGGCACGAGCAAGCGCCCCGTCGTCGAAGGCGGCAGCGAAGTCGGCTTCGCCCCGCCGAACGAGGACGACGTCGACTACGACGACGTCACCGTCCAGACCGCGATGAACAAGTCCATCAACTCCGTCTTCGCGCAGATGGGCGCCGACGTCGGCATGGACCAGGTCATGGACACCGCCAAGAAGCTCGGCATGGAGGGCGGCGACCTCAAGCCGTACTACGCCCAGACCCTCGGCACCATGGGCGCCAGCCCCCTGGAGATGGCCGGCGTCTACGCGACCCTCGACAACCACGGCAAGCTGGTCACCCCGCAGCTCGTGAAGTCGGTGTCCCTGGCCGGCCAGAAGCTCGACCTGCCGGAGCAGTCCGGCGAGCAGGTCATCAGCCGGGCCGCCGCCGACTCCGTCACCTCGGTGCTCACCGGCGTGGTCGACGACGGTACGGCCCGCGCCTCCGTCCGCGACAACCCGGGCCGCGACGGCCAGCAGGTCGCCGGCAAGACCGGTACGTCCGACTGCAACCGCTCGGCCTGGTTCACCGGCTACACCCCGGACCTCGTCACCTCCGTCGGCATGTTCGGCGAGGCGGCCAAGGCCGGCACCGCCCGGTGCGGCAGCGACGACCCGGTGAAGGTCACCCAGGGCGCCCAGGTCTCGCTGTCCGGCGCGGCCGGCGGCGGCCGCGTCAACGGTGGCAGCTTCCCGGCCCGCATCTGGGCCCAGTACACCTTCAACACCGCGGGCTCCGGCGAGCGCTTCGACCTGGACACCGACATGGGCGCGGGCGTCGAGCCCACCACCCAGGCCCCGGTCACCCCGAGCGACGAGCCGACGGCGCCCGAGACGCCGAGCGACGAGCCGACCACCGAGCCGCCGACCAGCCCGTCGACCCCGACGGACGAGCCGACGACCGAGCCGCCGACGGACCAACCGACCGACACGGCCGAGCCGCCCACCGATCCGGGCGGCGGCACCCCGACCATCGGCATCCCGGAGGACCCGGGCGGCGACGGCGGAGACACGGGCGGCTGGAACGGCACACAGCCCGACAACTAG
- a CDS encoding MFS transporter, with protein sequence MAPPSHDPGNAPGNVPGKVPGKERLDRGAKITVALLFSAWLIDYVDRLVINLALPSIGDEFDLSRTQQGVAVSVFFVAYALCQIPGGMLADRFGAKRVTCWALLIWSVFTALTGLAGSFAILLVVRFLFGVAEGIFPGASMKAVSERTTPGQRMSANGLVQSSNAVAAVVAPLVAAPLIAHFGWRSAFFSVAAVGVFVYAAVRLWLPEPQDAGVRSAAPAGGTRTIVRSGTMWAFAGMFFGYDIIVWGLNTWVPSYLSEERGLALTSAGALAVLPAGVATVAVIVGGRLADRFAGHQRKVVVPAMAVSSIALLLMATASGTAAFVAWMTVAIGAASLSYMPVFAVPLRSLPPALTGAAAGLITFGGQLGGVVAPTAMGLLADAAGFTAAFGFLVLGAVLAAVLSVFTPQDSLSFRRALRLPEPAPSPLPVAAESEQA encoded by the coding sequence GTGGCCCCACCGTCGCACGACCCCGGAAACGCCCCCGGCAACGTCCCCGGGAAAGTCCCCGGCAAGGAGCGCCTCGACCGAGGCGCGAAGATCACCGTCGCCCTGCTGTTCAGCGCCTGGCTGATCGACTACGTCGACCGGCTCGTCATCAATCTGGCGCTGCCCTCGATCGGTGACGAGTTCGACCTGAGCCGCACCCAGCAGGGCGTGGCCGTCTCCGTCTTCTTCGTGGCGTACGCGCTGTGCCAGATCCCGGGCGGGATGCTCGCCGACCGGTTCGGCGCGAAGCGGGTCACGTGCTGGGCGCTGCTGATCTGGTCCGTGTTCACAGCGCTGACCGGCCTGGCGGGTTCGTTCGCGATCCTGCTCGTGGTGCGGTTCCTGTTCGGGGTGGCCGAGGGGATCTTCCCTGGTGCCTCGATGAAGGCGGTCAGCGAGCGCACGACGCCGGGCCAGCGGATGAGCGCCAACGGTCTGGTGCAGTCGTCCAACGCGGTGGCCGCCGTGGTCGCCCCGCTGGTCGCGGCGCCGCTGATCGCCCACTTCGGCTGGCGCTCGGCCTTCTTCAGCGTCGCCGCCGTCGGTGTGTTCGTGTACGCGGCGGTGCGGCTGTGGCTGCCGGAGCCGCAGGACGCGGGCGTGCGGTCGGCGGCCCCGGCGGGCGGCACTCGTACGATCGTGCGCTCCGGCACGATGTGGGCCTTCGCCGGGATGTTCTTCGGGTACGACATCATCGTGTGGGGCCTGAACACGTGGGTGCCGTCGTACCTGAGCGAGGAGCGCGGGCTCGCGCTGACCTCGGCCGGGGCGCTGGCCGTGCTGCCGGCGGGCGTGGCGACCGTCGCCGTGATCGTCGGCGGGCGGCTCGCGGACCGCTTCGCGGGGCATCAGCGCAAGGTCGTGGTGCCCGCGATGGCCGTGTCGTCGATCGCGCTGCTGCTGATGGCTACGGCCTCGGGCACGGCCGCGTTCGTGGCGTGGATGACCGTGGCGATCGGCGCCGCGTCCCTGTCGTACATGCCGGTGTTCGCGGTGCCGCTGCGCAGTCTGCCGCCCGCCCTGACCGGGGCGGCGGCCGGGCTGATCACGTTCGGCGGGCAGCTCGGCGGGGTCGTCGCGCCGACCGCGATGGGGCTGCTCGCGGACGCCGCCGGGTTCACCGCCGCGTTCGGCTTCCTGGTGCTCGGTGCCGTCCTCGCGGCGGTGCTGTCCGTGTTCACCCCGCAGGACTCCCTCTCCTTCCGCCGGGCGCTGCGGCTGCCTGAGCCGGCGCCCTCACCCCTTCCCGTAGCAGCAGAAAGCGAGCAGGCATGA
- a CDS encoding Lrp/AsnC family transcriptional regulator has translation MQETGSLPHASQESATPAVAFEEADLALIDALQTDPRAPWSRVGPAVGIDATTAARRWARLEREGLAWVTAYAGPATTTVAYVEVTCRPRRVEELAARLVALPWVFSAELVVGDYDLFLSVAAPDLPALGRRVTEDIGRLPGVRGTRTRLSMRLYQEGSNWKVRALEPAGRARLTAHGAAGAMTGSTTPCAFLPRDDVDLKLLLALGANGRAGYAELAERVGISESTVRRRLARELRDREILLRCDLAQQLAGWPALATYRARVPHGELDSTGAALARLPQMRLCTSVTGSCNLLFSVWLRDLDGMAGLESLLDDRFPRLRIEDRTVTLRTAKRMGRLLDDHGRARGYVPVGL, from the coding sequence ATGCAGGAAACCGGCAGCCTGCCGCACGCCTCGCAGGAATCCGCCACCCCTGCGGTCGCCTTCGAGGAGGCCGACCTCGCCCTGATCGACGCCCTCCAGACCGACCCGCGCGCCCCCTGGTCCCGCGTCGGCCCCGCCGTCGGCATCGACGCCACCACCGCCGCCCGCCGCTGGGCCCGCCTCGAACGTGAGGGCCTCGCCTGGGTCACCGCCTACGCCGGACCGGCCACCACCACCGTCGCCTACGTCGAGGTCACCTGCCGCCCCCGCCGCGTCGAGGAGCTCGCGGCCCGGCTCGTCGCCCTGCCCTGGGTGTTCAGCGCCGAACTCGTCGTCGGCGACTACGACCTCTTCCTGTCCGTCGCCGCCCCCGACCTGCCCGCGCTCGGCCGCCGCGTCACCGAGGACATCGGCCGGCTGCCCGGCGTGCGCGGCACCCGGACCCGGCTGAGCATGCGGCTCTACCAGGAGGGCAGCAACTGGAAGGTGCGCGCCCTGGAACCGGCGGGCCGCGCCCGGCTCACCGCGCACGGCGCCGCCGGTGCGATGACCGGCTCCACGACGCCCTGCGCGTTCCTGCCCCGCGACGACGTCGACCTGAAACTGCTGCTCGCCCTCGGCGCGAACGGACGCGCGGGGTACGCCGAACTCGCCGAGCGGGTCGGGATCAGCGAGTCCACGGTGCGGCGGCGGCTCGCCCGCGAGCTGCGGGACCGGGAGATCCTGCTGCGCTGCGATCTGGCCCAGCAGCTCGCCGGGTGGCCCGCGCTCGCCACGTACCGGGCGCGGGTGCCGCACGGGGAGCTGGACTCGACCGGGGCCGCGCTCGCCCGGCTCCCGCAGATGCGGCTCTGCACGTCCGTCACCGGGTCCTGCAACCTGCTCTTCTCCGTCTGGCTGCGGGACCTCGACGGGATGGCGGGGCTGGAGTCCCTGCTCGACGACCGCTTCCCGCGCCTGCGCATCGAGGACCGCACGGTCACGCTGCGCACGGCCAAGCGCATGGGCCGCCTCCTGGACGACCATGGCCGGGCCCGGGGCTATGTCCCGGTGGGCTTGTGA
- a CDS encoding PadR family transcriptional regulator codes for MSIGHTLLGLLESGPRHGYDLKRTFDETFGHDKPLHYGQVYSTMSRLLKNGLVEVDGIEAGGGPERKRYAITDAGITDVQQWLATPEKPEPYLQSTLYTKVVLALLTDRDAAEVLDSQRAEHLRLMRILTDRKRKGDLADQLICDHALFHLEADLRWLELTAARLDRLAAEVRPS; via the coding sequence ATGTCCATCGGCCACACCCTTCTCGGGCTGCTCGAATCAGGGCCCCGCCACGGTTACGACCTCAAGCGCACGTTCGACGAGACCTTCGGGCACGACAAGCCGCTGCACTACGGGCAGGTCTACTCGACGATGTCCCGCCTGCTGAAGAACGGTCTCGTCGAGGTCGACGGGATCGAGGCCGGCGGCGGCCCCGAGCGCAAGCGGTACGCGATCACCGACGCCGGCATCACGGACGTCCAGCAGTGGCTGGCGACCCCGGAGAAGCCGGAGCCGTACCTCCAGTCGACCCTGTACACGAAGGTCGTCCTCGCCCTGCTCACCGATCGCGACGCGGCCGAGGTCCTCGACTCGCAGCGCGCCGAGCACCTGCGCCTCATGCGCATCCTCACCGACCGCAAGCGCAAGGGCGACCTCGCCGACCAGCTGATCTGCGACCACGCCCTGTTCCACCTCGAAGCCGACCTGCGCTGGCTGGAACTGACCGCCGCGCGTCTCGACCGCCTCGCCGCGGAGGTGCGCCCCTCATGA
- a CDS encoding amidohydrolase, with protein sequence MTTESTTESSSPFTGGLDAHLPGLRALYEDLHAHPELSLQETRTAGIVAARLRAQGGWEVTEGVGGTGVVGVLRNGDGPVVLLRADMDGLPVLEATGLPYASVARATDRDGNDVPVMHACGHDMHVTCLLGAAAQLVAHRDAWRGTALAVFQPAEETGEGARDMLADGFAERFPRPEVCLGQHVGPFPTGIAVTRSGAVMAASDSFRVRLFGRGGHGSTPESTVDPVVMAAALVLRLQTVVSREVGASQAAVVTVGALHAGTKENIIPDEAELKLNIRSVDESVRERVLAAVRRIVKAEAEASGAPKEPEITSLGTFPVTVNSAEATEVTVGALRGALGEQAVVTLPHPLNGSEDFGLFGDALGVPSVFWHFGGAAPEAFAGVDLDAVATRGLPAEIPVNHSPLYAPLPEPTIELGVRSLLGAAGAWLGRAE encoded by the coding sequence ATGACCACCGAGAGCACCACCGAGAGCTCCTCCCCCTTCACCGGCGGCCTCGACGCGCACCTTCCCGGGCTGCGCGCGCTCTACGAGGACCTGCACGCCCATCCCGAGCTGTCGTTGCAGGAGACGCGGACAGCGGGGATCGTCGCGGCGCGGCTGCGGGCGCAGGGCGGCTGGGAGGTGACCGAGGGCGTCGGCGGCACCGGTGTCGTCGGGGTGCTCCGCAACGGGGACGGCCCGGTCGTGCTGCTGCGCGCGGACATGGACGGGCTGCCGGTCCTGGAGGCGACCGGGCTGCCGTACGCGTCGGTGGCGCGGGCCACGGACCGGGACGGGAACGACGTGCCGGTGATGCACGCGTGCGGGCACGACATGCACGTGACGTGTCTGCTGGGGGCGGCGGCGCAGCTCGTCGCGCACCGGGACGCGTGGCGCGGCACGGCCCTCGCCGTGTTCCAGCCGGCGGAGGAGACGGGCGAGGGTGCGCGGGACATGCTCGCGGACGGGTTCGCGGAGCGTTTCCCGCGGCCCGAGGTGTGTCTGGGCCAGCACGTGGGTCCGTTCCCGACGGGGATCGCGGTGACGCGGTCGGGGGCGGTGATGGCGGCGTCGGACAGTTTCCGGGTGCGGCTGTTCGGGCGGGGCGGGCACGGGTCGACGCCGGAGTCGACGGTGGACCCGGTGGTGATGGCGGCGGCGCTGGTGCTGCGGCTGCAGACGGTGGTGTCGCGCGAGGTGGGTGCCTCGCAGGCGGCGGTCGTGACGGTGGGCGCGCTGCACGCCGGCACGAAGGAGAACATCATTCCGGACGAGGCCGAGCTGAAGCTGAACATCCGGTCGGTGGACGAGTCGGTGCGGGAGCGGGTGCTCGCGGCGGTGCGCCGGATCGTCAAGGCGGAGGCGGAGGCTTCGGGGGCGCCGAAGGAGCCGGAGATCACCTCGCTGGGCACGTTCCCGGTCACGGTGAACTCGGCGGAGGCGACCGAGGTGACGGTCGGGGCGCTGCGCGGGGCGCTCGGCGAGCAGGCGGTCGTCACGCTGCCGCATCCGCTCAACGGCAGCGAGGACTTCGGCCTGTTCGGGGACGCTCTCGGGGTGCCGTCGGTGTTCTGGCACTTCGGCGGGGCGGCACCGGAGGCGTTCGCCGGGGTGGACCTCGACGCGGTGGCGACGCGCGGGCTGCCCGCGGAGATCCCGGTGAACCACTCGCCGCTCTACGCTCCGCTGCCGGAGCCGACGATCGAGCTGGGGGTGCGGTCGCTGCTCGGGGCGGCGGGGGCGTGGCTGGGCCGCGCGGAGTGA